Proteins from a genomic interval of Spirochaetota bacterium:
- a CDS encoding TolC family protein — MKKAVMNNKTTILPKKLLHLLCTMLVIVAAQAIHKVAAEEIIYVISYEQFLEVITQKLPQIKINALKLNKAYNEVEKAKSVDDTNLIAKGQYARQKQYTTGKSLFEPDYKQSYYGYTGIEQTVSSTGTRLSLGLEYNASSIKGNLTIPPQAYSVDEYRPSITATITQPLLQNAFGIIDRYEKNNAAMKLEIQKLQQLEDDKSVLNYYKKIYFNWILYSQALAIMKESIANAQELVDSVQRKAKAGLAENDDVQRALSSLLSYQAQYKQYEITYKSICDELSLYFSNTIAPDAQDLKNMFDIILSAHYDEVQFEKTRSFLIVKKNIDMMQYSIDVADNSTLPQMNLILSATRKNYNDRQREALSTLPDTDYSVGVEFSYPLGNHNAQAKLTEYELSLKELEYNLSSTRNSYYKSLRSILQQLSGYKELIVTHNKNLQALLSQRQTERKKYEQARLDLQYLINTENSIAMEKLTLLQLQVALVGYYLDYKDLTE; from the coding sequence ATGAAGAAAGCAGTGATGAATAATAAAACTACCATACTCCCAAAAAAGCTATTACATTTATTGTGTACTATGCTGGTAATTGTTGCAGCACAAGCAATCCACAAGGTAGCTGCAGAGGAAATCATTTATGTAATTTCATACGAGCAGTTTTTGGAGGTTATTACACAAAAATTGCCCCAAATCAAGATTAATGCACTTAAGCTCAATAAAGCGTATAATGAAGTTGAAAAGGCAAAAAGTGTAGATGACACCAACCTGATTGCAAAAGGGCAATATGCACGGCAAAAACAATATACTACTGGTAAAAGCTTATTTGAACCGGATTATAAACAGTCATATTATGGATATACAGGTATAGAACAGACTGTGTCGTCTACCGGTACACGTCTGTCGCTGGGACTTGAGTATAATGCTTCGTCCATAAAAGGCAATCTGACAATACCACCCCAGGCGTATTCCGTTGATGAATACAGGCCTTCAATTACCGCAACTATCACACAACCGCTTTTACAAAATGCATTTGGTATCATTGACCGGTATGAAAAGAATAATGCAGCAATGAAACTTGAGATTCAGAAGCTTCAGCAGTTGGAGGATGATAAATCGGTATTGAATTATTATAAAAAGATTTATTTTAACTGGATTTTATATTCACAAGCGCTTGCAATTATGAAGGAGAGTATTGCCAATGCACAGGAACTGGTGGATTCCGTGCAACGGAAAGCAAAGGCTGGCCTTGCGGAAAATGATGATGTCCAGCGGGCACTGTCCTCGCTTTTAAGCTATCAGGCTCAGTATAAACAATATGAAATAACCTATAAATCAATTTGTGATGAACTATCGCTCTATTTCAGCAACACAATAGCTCCTGATGCACAGGATTTAAAGAATATGTTTGACATTATACTTTCTGCCCACTATGATGAGGTACAGTTTGAGAAGACCCGCTCATTCCTTATTGTGAAAAAAAATATTGATATGATGCAATATTCAATAGATGTAGCTGATAACAGCACACTACCTCAGATGAACCTGATACTGTCGGCAACACGTAAAAACTACAATGACAGACAGCGTGAAGCATTGAGTACGTTGCCTGATACCGATTATTCAGTTGGGGTTGAATTCAGTTATCCGCTGGGAAATCACAATGCACAGGCAAAGCTTACTGAATATGAGCTATCGCTTAAAGAGCTTGAATATAACCTTTCAAGTACTCGGAATAGTTACTATAAATCATTGCGTTCAATATTACAGCAATTGAGTGGGTATAAAGAACTAATAGTGACTCATAATAAAAATTTACAGGCTTTGCTATCTCAGCGACAGACAGAGCGGAAGAAATATGAACAAGCACGGCTTGATTTGCAATATTTAATTAATACAGAAAATAGTATTGCAATGGAGAAGCTTACACTGTTACAATTACAGGTGGCTTTGGTAGGGTATTATTTAGACTACAAAGACTTAACAGAATAG
- a CDS encoding Na/Pi symporter, with translation MMLQDSISAIGGIGILLLGIVLMSEAIQKLAGPRFRKILSNLTGGKLKALFTGIFVTTIIQASSATAIATIGFVSAGLITIHQALAVIFGANVGTTATAWLVTFFGIQYSIGQFSLLFVACGVILKILYTDHRSDIGSLLAGFGLLFFGITIMRQGLAQLPSTINFSIIAGQSFADMLILFIIGFTLTILMQSSSAAVVLALVALHSQTITLFQAQTLVIGMNAGKSVPILVAAIGATPDTKRIIVADVIFNSATALLLFIMLPQLSPVLSSLFHYMGAIAPEIQLSVFHTLFNVIGVFLFTPAITPLVRFLKTLFADTTLHLTQHLDDAIAKTPAIAVETARRSVVEIALYIIAILKDLLHKNGSDLPRRLKTAMVALEETKHFMSKVKTPPQQKQLYDEHISVLHAIDHLSSIIEACQEADTIALLKDSNNFVDMKWNFNNELNESEKALRSQSSIDSVEKIQELSQYLANARKLERVEVLRKTASGILDSHTALDYIEAIRFIDRLGYHIWRVVRHCIAPGDSNF, from the coding sequence ATGATGCTACAGGATAGTATAAGTGCAATAGGCGGCATAGGCATTCTTCTCTTAGGAATTGTCCTTATGTCGGAAGCAATACAGAAATTAGCTGGCCCCCGATTCAGGAAAATCCTGTCAAACCTCACCGGTGGCAAGCTCAAGGCTCTGTTTACGGGCATATTTGTCACAACCATTATTCAGGCATCCAGCGCAACAGCTATTGCCACAATAGGTTTTGTAAGCGCAGGTCTTATCACCATTCATCAGGCATTAGCAGTTATCTTTGGAGCTAACGTGGGAACAACTGCAACTGCCTGGCTGGTAACTTTTTTTGGAATCCAGTACAGCATTGGTCAGTTTTCCCTGCTATTTGTTGCGTGTGGTGTCATATTAAAAATTCTATATACCGACCACCGCTCAGACATTGGTTCGCTTTTAGCTGGGTTTGGGCTTCTTTTCTTTGGCATTACTATCATGCGTCAGGGACTTGCGCAACTGCCCAGCACAATCAATTTTTCAATTATTGCCGGTCAATCATTTGCTGATATGCTGATTCTGTTTATAATAGGTTTTACGTTAACAATTTTAATGCAATCATCAAGCGCTGCTGTTGTACTTGCACTGGTGGCGCTTCACAGTCAAACAATCACCCTCTTTCAAGCGCAGACACTTGTTATAGGTATGAATGCAGGTAAATCTGTGCCAATACTTGTTGCTGCCATAGGAGCAACACCTGACACAAAGCGCATCATCGTTGCCGATGTCATTTTTAACTCAGCAACTGCACTACTACTGTTTATTATGCTGCCACAGCTATCGCCCGTATTATCATCTTTATTTCATTATATGGGGGCGATAGCTCCTGAAATTCAGCTTTCAGTATTCCATACACTCTTTAACGTAATTGGCGTGTTTCTATTTACCCCTGCCATCACACCGCTAGTGCGATTTTTGAAAACATTATTTGCCGACACAACGCTGCACCTCACTCAGCATCTTGACGATGCTATAGCAAAAACACCTGCCATAGCAGTAGAAACAGCACGCCGTAGCGTGGTGGAAATTGCTCTTTACATAATTGCAATACTTAAGGATCTTTTGCACAAAAATGGCAGCGACCTGCCTCGCAGACTTAAAACCGCTATGGTTGCACTTGAAGAAACAAAGCACTTTATGAGCAAGGTAAAAACTCCACCCCAACAGAAGCAACTCTATGATGAACATATTTCGGTTCTTCATGCTATTGATCACTTAAGCAGTATAATTGAAGCATGTCAGGAAGCAGACACAATTGCTCTTCTAAAAGACAGTAACAATTTTGTTGATATGAAATGGAATTTTAATAACGAATTAAATGAATCCGAAAAAGCTCTGCGATCACAGAGTTCCATAGACAGCGTAGAAAAAATCCAGGAGCTTTCGCAATACCTTGCAAATGCACGAAAATTAGAGCGAGTTGAAGTGCTGAGAAAAACAGCATCAGGGATTTTAGACTCGCATACGGCACTAGATTACATCGAAGCCATCAGGTTCATTGACAGGTTAGGATACCATATATGGCGTGTGGTACGCCACTGTATTGCACCAGGAGACAGCAATTTTTGA
- a CDS encoding HlyD family efflux transporter periplasmic adaptor subunit, whose translation MTKRQYIFIVILVLLIVLGGMLICSGNGKTVKPKVAPVVEAVYALGIVTPYKEYNLRVGMNTKIERLFVWEGDTVSAGNPLVQLDGGILLRAPFTGTIAKLNSKENEIITAQSSIMTIVDSSHMYVRLSLDQESIIRIKKKQKAKVSFENLRGIDITGYVSRIYPSDGEFVVTVDVDTFPAGVLPYMTCDVAIVVREKENALLVPQSAVKNNMLYVVRNGKKRKVEVTTRNYKDGLAEVLEGDVKASDSIIVR comes from the coding sequence ATGACGAAACGACAATATATTTTTATAGTAATTTTAGTGCTTCTTATTGTGCTGGGCGGCATGCTAATTTGTTCTGGCAATGGCAAAACTGTAAAGCCAAAAGTTGCTCCGGTTGTGGAAGCAGTGTATGCACTGGGTATTGTCACTCCGTACAAAGAATATAACCTTCGTGTAGGGATGAATACAAAAATTGAACGTCTCTTTGTGTGGGAGGGTGACACAGTGAGTGCAGGCAACCCTCTAGTGCAGCTTGATGGCGGTATTCTACTGCGGGCACCATTTACAGGAACTATCGCCAAACTTAATAGTAAAGAAAATGAGATAATTACTGCCCAGAGTTCCATTATGACAATAGTTGATTCCAGTCATATGTATGTACGCCTTTCGCTTGATCAGGAATCCATTATACGTATAAAGAAAAAACAAAAAGCAAAAGTTAGTTTTGAGAATTTACGCGGTATTGACATTACCGGCTATGTGAGCCGCATTTACCCGTCAGACGGGGAATTTGTGGTGACAGTTGATGTTGATACATTTCCTGCTGGGGTTCTTCCCTATATGACCTGTGATGTGGCAATAGTGGTGAGAGAAAAGGAAAACGCACTGCTTGTACCTCAGAGTGCTGTAAAGAACAACATGCTGTATGTGGTAAGAAATGGAAAAAAAAGAAAGGTGGAAGTAACAACGCGCAACTATAAAGATGGCTTGGCTGAAGTGCTTGAAGGTGATGTGAAGGCCAGCGACAGCATTATTGTAAGGTAG
- a CDS encoding sodium:solute symporter family protein has product MTIFWVFVYLAIVAFLGYLGYRHTKGASDYLVAGRKVHPFIMALSYGATFISTSAIVGFGGAAGVFGMGLLYLTFLNIFVGIFIAFILFGKRTRRMGYHLDAHTFPEFLGRRFQSPFVQKFAGIIIFIFMPLYAAVVLIGAAKYIEQQFAIDYTTALLFFTLIVAVYVIMGGLKGVMYTDAFQGSIMAIGMLALIIFTYYDVGGIIKGHTELTKLVPPPPLAAKGHMGWTSMPALGSDLWWTLVSTIIMGVGIGVLAQPQLVVRFMTVKSNRELNRAVAIGGIFILLMTGVAFTSGALSNVWFTKNEKGIKYCEISGAILEICPGKKIVKIDEKNIDKFKAQFKDIQVGSEIDLHKDVPHKETTKGSLSIVAAGGVVENIIPQFVKQAMPGWFSVLFMLTLLAAAMSTLSSQFHAMGTAIGRDFYMQIVKDKKTAEERSVFINKMGIGITILMSLILGYFLPVIYSKGEAIIARGTSIFFGLCAGTFLPAYISALYLKRITKAGVVAGMVSGFTVAFFWLVFVLEKEAMAIGLCQALFGKPTLLSSPWTMVDPMFISFPTSLCVTIIVSLFTKKISNDHLDLCFKDL; this is encoded by the coding sequence ATGACTATTTTTTGGGTATTTGTATATTTAGCAATTGTTGCATTTTTAGGATACTTAGGGTATCGCCATACCAAAGGTGCATCTGATTATTTAGTTGCAGGCAGGAAGGTGCATCCATTTATCATGGCACTATCGTATGGTGCCACCTTTATCAGTACCTCTGCTATAGTAGGATTTGGAGGTGCTGCCGGTGTATTTGGAATGGGACTTTTATACCTTACATTCTTGAATATATTTGTTGGTATATTTATTGCGTTTATATTATTTGGCAAGCGTACTCGTCGTATGGGATATCATTTAGATGCACATACCTTCCCTGAATTTCTGGGCAGGCGGTTTCAGTCGCCCTTTGTTCAGAAGTTTGCCGGGATTATCATTTTTATTTTCATGCCTTTATATGCAGCAGTTGTTTTGATAGGAGCAGCAAAATATATTGAACAGCAGTTTGCAATAGATTATACCACTGCACTGCTTTTCTTTACTTTAATTGTGGCAGTCTATGTAATTATGGGCGGATTAAAAGGGGTAATGTATACTGATGCCTTTCAGGGCAGCATTATGGCTATAGGTATGCTTGCTCTTATTATATTTACCTATTATGATGTTGGTGGAATTATCAAAGGCCATACCGAACTTACAAAACTTGTACCTCCACCACCACTGGCTGCAAAGGGTCATATGGGCTGGACATCAATGCCTGCATTGGGTTCTGACCTATGGTGGACACTGGTATCAACTATCATTATGGGTGTTGGTATTGGAGTGCTGGCACAGCCACAGCTTGTAGTGCGGTTCATGACTGTTAAAAGTAACCGTGAACTCAACCGTGCTGTTGCTATTGGCGGTATTTTTATCCTTCTTATGACCGGCGTAGCATTTACTTCTGGGGCTCTTTCCAATGTATGGTTTACAAAAAATGAGAAAGGAATCAAATACTGTGAAATCAGTGGTGCAATTCTTGAAATATGTCCTGGCAAAAAAATTGTAAAAATAGATGAAAAGAATATAGATAAGTTTAAAGCGCAATTTAAGGATATACAGGTAGGCAGCGAGATTGACCTGCACAAGGACGTGCCTCATAAGGAAACAACAAAAGGTTCGTTGTCGATAGTTGCTGCAGGTGGTGTTGTTGAAAATATAATTCCTCAATTTGTAAAACAGGCTATGCCAGGATGGTTTTCAGTATTGTTTATGCTCACTTTACTTGCTGCAGCTATGTCAACGTTGAGTTCGCAATTCCATGCAATGGGTACTGCTATAGGACGTGACTTCTATATGCAGATAGTTAAGGACAAAAAGACCGCTGAAGAGCGAAGCGTGTTTATTAATAAAATGGGTATTGGTATAACAATACTGATGAGCCTGATTTTGGGATATTTTCTGCCTGTCATATATTCAAAAGGCGAAGCCATCATTGCCCGGGGTACATCAATATTCTTTGGGTTATGTGCAGGGACTTTTTTACCGGCTTATATTAGTGCATTATATTTGAAACGAATTACCAAAGCTGGCGTTGTTGCCGGTATGGTGTCAGGGTTTACTGTTGCGTTCTTTTGGCTGGTATTTGTGTTGGAAAAAGAAGCAATGGCTATTGGGCTTTGTCAGGCTCTCTTTGGTAAACCCACGTTGCTTTCATCACCCTGGACAATGGTAGATCCTATGTTCATTTCATTTCCTACGTCGCTATGTGTAACGATAATAGTGTCATTATTCACAAAGAAGATTTCTAATGATCATCTTGATCTATGTTTTAAAGATCTATAA
- a CDS encoding alpha/beta fold hydrolase → MYQIVPSHFDSKQYSLDARLYLPDASAKVPVIVMAHGFGALMDWGLHPFADAFARMGCAVVMFDYRGFGKSEGEIQRLVYHVHHIEDYHSAIAYARTIPSIDTSKIFLWGTSYSGGHVLTVASQDTTIAGAIAQVPFVDGLATAFNLPLKNIFWGIWYGMLDMVMALVGAPPVTIPMVATPDSFAAMNTPECYEGYMKLVPPEARDENWCPARVCLTLPFYRPISSVDRISCPVCIIGAKNDSLIPIKAVEKTAKKIKNVDFHVLPCGHFDPYGGDMFERNIEIQKRFLKYLLKI, encoded by the coding sequence ATGTACCAGATAGTTCCCAGTCATTTTGACAGCAAACAATATTCTCTGGATGCACGACTGTATCTTCCTGATGCAAGCGCAAAAGTTCCCGTGATAGTAATGGCTCACGGTTTTGGTGCTCTTATGGATTGGGGGTTGCACCCTTTTGCTGATGCGTTTGCACGGATGGGGTGTGCGGTAGTTATGTTTGATTATCGTGGTTTTGGTAAAAGTGAGGGTGAAATTCAAAGACTTGTATATCATGTGCATCATATTGAAGATTATCATTCAGCAATTGCATATGCCAGAACAATTCCCAGTATTGATACTTCTAAAATATTTTTATGGGGCACTTCCTACAGTGGGGGGCATGTTCTGACAGTTGCATCACAGGATACCACAATAGCAGGAGCGATAGCTCAAGTGCCTTTTGTTGATGGATTGGCAACTGCATTTAATTTGCCACTTAAGAATATATTCTGGGGTATATGGTATGGGATGCTTGATATGGTGATGGCACTTGTAGGGGCACCTCCGGTTACCATACCAATGGTTGCAACACCTGATTCATTTGCAGCTATGAATACACCCGAATGTTATGAAGGGTATATGAAACTGGTGCCGCCTGAGGCTCGTGATGAGAACTGGTGTCCTGCGCGGGTTTGTCTCACGCTTCCATTTTATAGGCCAATTTCATCTGTTGATAGAATTTCCTGCCCTGTTTGTATTATAGGGGCTAAAAATGATTCGCTTATTCCAATTAAAGCTGTGGAAAAAACAGCTAAAAAGATAAAAAATGTTGATTTCCATGTATTACCATGCGGCCACTTTGACCCGTATGGAGGAGACATGTTTGAAAGAAATATTGAAATTCAGAAGCGCTTTTTGAAGTATCTGTTGAAGATTTGA
- a CDS encoding ABC transporter ATP-binding protein: MLAIEAHNVVKKFGDFTALKSINLAINKGEFVAITGKSGSGKSTLFYSLSGLDVIDSGNVFVLGSNIHSLPEEDLHDFRNTKMGFVFQFHYLVSELTGLENILLPAKKKNLHTKKREYALYLLEYFAIAHCKDKLPSQMSGGERQRVAVARSLIMNPDIIFADEPTGNLDSINSEIVMNIFREINKKNGTTVILITHDDEYAHLADREIHLKDGEIEYDMCYKKSKGRWQCT; this comes from the coding sequence ATGCTGGCTATTGAAGCACATAATGTGGTAAAAAAGTTTGGTGATTTCACTGCACTGAAATCAATAAACCTTGCCATTAACAAGGGTGAGTTTGTGGCTATTACCGGAAAATCAGGTTCGGGTAAGTCCACGTTGTTTTATTCGTTGAGTGGCCTGGATGTGATTGATAGCGGCAATGTGTTTGTTTTAGGGAGTAATATCCACAGTTTGCCTGAAGAGGATTTACATGATTTTAGAAACACTAAAATGGGCTTTGTGTTTCAGTTTCATTACCTTGTGTCTGAGTTAACAGGGCTTGAAAATATTCTGCTGCCTGCAAAGAAGAAAAATCTGCATACTAAAAAAAGGGAGTATGCCCTTTATCTTTTAGAGTATTTTGCGATAGCTCATTGTAAGGACAAATTGCCGTCACAGATGTCTGGTGGGGAGCGCCAGAGGGTTGCTGTTGCCCGCTCGCTCATCATGAACCCGGATATTATCTTTGCCGATGAGCCTACCGGCAATTTAGATTCAATCAACAGCGAGATAGTGATGAACATATTCCGTGAGATAAATAAAAAAAACGGCACTACCGTTATTTTAATCACTCACGATGATGAATATGCTCATTTAGCTGACAGGGAAATTCATTTAAAGGATGGTGAAATTGAATATGATATGTGTTATAAAAAAAGTAAAGGTAGGTGGCAATGTACCTAA
- a CDS encoding 3-hydroxyacyl-CoA dehydrogenase family protein, with protein MVRRIEKAAVIGSGIMGGGIAALLADAGVETLLFDIVPFNLTDEEKKDPKARYRIVQAGFDNMMKAKPALIMDKSNASRITLCNLEDDFDKLKDCDLIVEVVVENLKIKQDLFEKIDKIRKPTAVVTSNTSGLPLKEMSKNCSDAFKEHFMGTHFFNPVRYMHLLELIPGEKTKKEVLDFIAEFGEKRLGKGIVWAKDTPNFIGNRIG; from the coding sequence ATGGTTAGAAGAATCGAAAAGGCAGCCGTCATAGGCTCCGGTATCATGGGTGGTGGTATCGCGGCTCTATTGGCTGACGCAGGTGTGGAAACTCTCCTCTTCGACATCGTTCCATTTAACTTAACTGACGAAGAGAAGAAGGATCCAAAAGCACGGTACCGCATTGTTCAGGCTGGTTTTGATAACATGATGAAGGCTAAACCAGCTCTTATTATGGATAAGAGCAATGCATCGCGAATCACTCTTTGCAATCTTGAAGATGATTTTGACAAGTTAAAAGACTGTGATTTGATTGTGGAAGTTGTTGTTGAAAATCTTAAGATTAAACAGGATTTATTCGAAAAGATTGATAAGATTCGCAAGCCAACTGCTGTTGTAACATCTAATACTTCAGGATTGCCCTTGAAAGAAATGTCAAAGAACTGCAGCGATGCATTCAAAGAACATTTCATGGGAACCCACTTCTTTAACCCTGTTCGCTACATGCACCTTTTAGAGCTCATCCCTGGTGAAAAGACTAAGAAGGAAGTGCTTGATTTCATCGCAGAATTTGGCGAAAAACGCCTTGGTAAAGGTATTGTATGGGCAAAGGATACTCCAAACTTTATTGGTAACCGTATAGG
- a CDS encoding DNA recombination protein RmuC, whose translation MEYTIFILFFIVILLLFITFKLFFTQSNSNNELSLQLLDLKNQLTEIKTKQIEAHSIAIENQQKHLTQLIATVNEILTSTQKNITEQLHHTGSVINTIHTKLGSLEQTVQHIQEIGKDIASLQDILAAPKLRGNLGEYLLEELLKQILPAKNFQMQYSFKNGTTVDAIIRLGEHLIPVDSKFPLESFQRIIEAKLDTDKTKFKKQFIQTVKQRIDEISKKYINPNEGTYDFALMYIPAENVFYETIVNDTVSNKEYEIFNYALEHRVIPVSPNSFYAYLMAIAYGLKGLQIEQKAKEILQHLATIQNQLRLFETEYSKTGRHIRNALSSYESSQRLVDRINEKIANITGESVELLPEVEND comes from the coding sequence ATGGAATACACCATTTTCATCTTATTTTTTATTGTGATACTGCTGTTATTCATTACATTTAAACTTTTCTTCACCCAAAGCAATTCAAATAATGAGTTATCACTCCAATTATTGGATTTAAAAAATCAACTTACTGAGATAAAAACTAAACAGATTGAAGCTCATTCCATAGCAATTGAAAATCAACAAAAACATTTAACACAACTTATTGCAACGGTTAATGAAATACTTACCTCAACACAAAAAAACATAACCGAACAGCTTCACCATACCGGTTCTGTCATCAATACTATCCATACAAAGCTTGGATCATTAGAACAAACTGTGCAGCACATACAGGAAATTGGCAAAGATATCGCTTCATTACAGGATATCCTTGCAGCTCCTAAACTACGCGGCAACCTTGGCGAATACTTGCTTGAAGAATTGCTTAAACAAATTTTGCCAGCTAAAAATTTTCAGATGCAATATTCATTTAAAAATGGTACAACGGTAGATGCAATTATCCGGCTTGGAGAACATCTTATACCTGTTGATTCAAAATTCCCATTAGAAAGCTTTCAAAGAATAATTGAAGCAAAACTTGACACTGATAAAACCAAATTTAAAAAGCAATTTATTCAAACTGTGAAACAACGCATTGATGAAATAAGCAAAAAATACATCAATCCCAACGAAGGGACATATGATTTTGCTTTAATGTACATCCCTGCGGAAAACGTATTTTATGAAACCATTGTCAATGATACTGTCAGTAATAAAGAATATGAAATTTTCAACTATGCATTGGAGCATCGAGTAATCCCTGTTTCGCCAAATAGCTTTTATGCATACCTTATGGCTATTGCCTACGGTTTAAAGGGGTTACAAATAGAACAGAAGGCAAAAGAAATACTACAACATTTAGCAACAATACAAAATCAATTGCGATTATTTGAAACTGAATACTCAAAAACAGGTAGGCATATACGAAATGCACTCTCAAGCTATGAAAGTAGCCAGCGACTTGTTGACAGAATAAACGAAAAAATTGCAAATATTACTGGAGAATCTGTTGAACTGCTCCCTGAGGTTGAAAATGACTAA
- a CDS encoding ABC transporter permease, giving the protein MFDLALKYIFSRKLQSLLMLIGVAFGCGGYIVFTSIQTGFQNFLKERLIENNGHITIRSREDYITPESLEGVFFKGKYIWWITEPSGKRSHDYLQSAWYWQKRLETLPYVIASTRRIEATTTCRRGSFSRSVTLRGIDPLNEPNVTNIAEDIIEGKLQMLSSGNNMVIAGVELLKFLGAKVNDTINIINPNGNVYPVKVVGIYSSGDRRNDESLVLGSITTVQNILESPGKITKIVVKTTDANRAAQYAQELSQYSFDKVESWDQVNVNFLSMTKQQSLIRQITMFTFILVVSFGIYNVLNMMVHQKQREIAILRSIGYTSGDTVLLFLLQGALISVAGGIIGLIIGYAACSYIETIKLPGRPMMVAWDVAIYVWGFMLVVSSSLLASFLPAKNAGRLSPIEIIRRTE; this is encoded by the coding sequence ATGTTTGATCTGGCTTTAAAATACATTTTTTCCCGTAAATTGCAGTCATTGCTCATGCTTATTGGCGTGGCGTTTGGGTGTGGCGGGTACATAGTGTTTACGTCAATACAGACCGGCTTTCAGAATTTTTTAAAAGAGCGCCTTATAGAAAATAATGGTCACATAACCATACGAAGCCGGGAGGATTACATTACACCTGAATCTCTTGAAGGAGTTTTCTTTAAAGGTAAGTATATCTGGTGGATAACAGAGCCTTCGGGTAAACGGTCGCATGATTATCTGCAGAGTGCGTGGTACTGGCAAAAACGCTTGGAAACGCTTCCCTACGTTATTGCAAGCACACGGCGTATAGAAGCAACAACTACCTGTAGGCGGGGATCATTCTCGCGGTCAGTTACGCTGCGAGGAATTGATCCATTAAATGAGCCTAATGTAACCAATATTGCAGAGGATATCATTGAAGGGAAATTGCAGATGCTATCCAGTGGCAACAACATGGTCATTGCGGGTGTAGAGCTTTTGAAGTTCTTAGGTGCAAAAGTTAATGATACCATTAATATCATTAATCCCAATGGTAATGTCTATCCTGTTAAAGTTGTAGGGATTTATTCCTCGGGAGATAGGCGTAATGATGAATCGCTGGTCCTTGGATCCATTACTACTGTACAGAATATTCTGGAAAGCCCCGGTAAAATCACAAAAATAGTAGTAAAAACAACCGATGCCAACAGAGCTGCCCAATATGCGCAGGAATTATCACAATACAGCTTTGATAAGGTTGAAAGCTGGGATCAGGTCAATGTCAATTTTTTAAGCATGACAAAGCAGCAGTCGCTTATTCGCCAGATAACAATGTTCACATTTATTCTGGTGGTGTCGTTTGGCATATATAATGTGTTGAACATGATGGTGCATCAAAAACAGCGTGAGATTGCAATCCTGCGTTCTATTGGGTATACAAGTGGTGATACAGTACTGCTATTTTTACTACAAGGTGCACTTATCAGTGTAGCCGGTGGAATTATTGGGCTTATTATTGGCTATGCTGCCTGCAGTTACATTGAAACAATAAAATTACCGGGTAGGCCCATGATGGTGGCGTGGGATGTGGCAATCTATGTGTGGGGATTTATGCTGGTGGTTTCATCATCACTTCTGGCAAGCTTTTTGCCGGCAAAGAATGCCGGCCGCCTATCGCCTATTGAAATTATACGGAGAACTGAGTAA